The following proteins come from a genomic window of Microbacterium sulfonylureivorans:
- a CDS encoding serine hydrolase domain-containing protein: protein MRAQPRKRRAVAALSAALMFALAVTGCSAERQVDLGASPQEDVALADGSIEQLQDAVSNAIRATGSSGAIVGVWVPWAGSWVAGMGTQGPGDDAEVTADMQFPAGRIARAMTCDVLYAAAAEGKVKLDDAVTTWVASVPALTDITLEQLCDGTSGIGAYGPHLTPLFLANPSRTWTPRELASFGLGEPRTTEPGAAYRDSDAGYVLLGLALERALGMSAAELIDEYVAGPLDLESTRLGAPASESVLQGLFARPAKGGKRDCVDPVIATDVSPSVGYTDSGVSSDIDDLGRYARALATGALQPENDDRFSDPLPATASAPSWYTTAGGAVLAGSLIGQFGTAPGYTSAAFSDPETGLTIAVVLNNSSGGAGFGAYLAWELAAIASKVPASEGKTAPEAGLPWTAEQYHTAISNAAVCAAPPE from the coding sequence ATGCGGGCCCAACCCAGGAAGCGGCGAGCCGTCGCTGCGCTGTCGGCCGCCCTGATGTTCGCGCTCGCCGTCACCGGCTGTTCGGCGGAGCGCCAGGTCGATCTCGGGGCATCCCCGCAGGAGGACGTCGCGCTCGCCGACGGCTCGATCGAACAGCTGCAGGATGCCGTGTCCAACGCGATTCGCGCGACGGGCTCGTCCGGCGCCATCGTGGGCGTGTGGGTGCCGTGGGCGGGCAGCTGGGTCGCCGGCATGGGGACGCAGGGTCCCGGCGACGACGCCGAAGTGACCGCGGACATGCAGTTCCCCGCCGGTCGCATCGCCCGCGCGATGACCTGCGACGTCCTCTACGCCGCCGCCGCCGAGGGCAAGGTCAAACTCGACGATGCCGTGACCACCTGGGTGGCGAGCGTTCCGGCCCTCACCGACATCACTCTCGAGCAGCTGTGCGACGGCACATCGGGCATCGGGGCGTACGGTCCGCATCTCACTCCGCTCTTCCTGGCCAACCCGTCCCGCACCTGGACCCCTCGCGAGCTCGCCAGCTTCGGACTGGGTGAGCCGCGAACCACCGAGCCGGGCGCGGCGTACCGCGACTCCGATGCCGGGTATGTGCTGCTCGGCCTCGCGCTCGAGCGCGCGCTGGGCATGTCCGCCGCCGAGCTCATCGACGAATATGTCGCCGGACCGCTCGATCTCGAGTCGACCCGCCTCGGGGCGCCCGCATCCGAGTCCGTCCTGCAGGGGCTCTTCGCACGTCCCGCCAAGGGTGGGAAGCGCGACTGCGTCGATCCCGTCATCGCCACCGATGTCTCACCGAGCGTGGGCTACACCGACAGTGGCGTATCGAGCGACATCGACGACCTGGGCCGCTACGCGCGCGCCCTCGCCACCGGCGCGCTGCAGCCCGAGAACGACGACCGGTTCTCCGATCCCCTCCCCGCGACGGCGAGCGCGCCATCGTGGTACACGACGGCGGGCGGGGCCGTGCTGGCCGGGTCGCTCATCGGACAGTTCGGGACGGCCCCCGGCTACACGAGCGCGGCGTTCTCCGACCCCGAGACCGGATTGACGATCGCCGTCGTGCTCAACAACTCGTCCGGCGGTGCGGGCTTCGGCGCGTATCTCGCGTGGGAGCTTGCGGCGATCGCCTCGAAGGTGCCCGCCTCCGAGGGGAAGACCGCGCCCGAGGCCGGACTGCCGTGGACCGCAGAGCAGTACCACACGGCGATCAGCAACGCGGCTGTCTGCGCGGCGCCGCCGGAGTGA
- a CDS encoding EamA family transporter, whose amino-acid sequence MTTRAGTTPAVLLVVVGLACQEVGASLAVLLFPTVGPLGMVMLRLVFSAVLLLLIARPAIRGHSRSDWTGVVWFGVVLATMNALFYLALERLPLGVTVTIEVLGPLALSIVAARRASAWLWALLALVGVVSLGGGGWDRLDPLGVVFALGAAASWAFYILASARVGRAFPKLDGLALAMTVGAVIALPFGIADAGTALLRLEIVALGAAVAVLSSTIPYALELVALRRLPAAVFAILMSLAPATAAIAGFVFLGQHLTWPEIVGICLVIAASIGAVLSSARAAREAAEPLA is encoded by the coding sequence GTGACGACCCGCGCGGGCACGACGCCGGCGGTGCTGCTCGTCGTGGTCGGCCTCGCGTGCCAGGAAGTGGGCGCCTCGCTGGCCGTCCTGCTCTTCCCCACGGTCGGCCCGCTCGGCATGGTGATGCTGAGGCTGGTGTTCTCGGCCGTGCTGCTGCTGCTCATCGCCCGTCCGGCGATCCGCGGCCACTCGCGCTCGGACTGGACGGGAGTCGTCTGGTTCGGTGTCGTGCTCGCCACGATGAACGCCCTCTTCTACCTGGCCCTCGAGCGCCTTCCGCTCGGGGTCACCGTGACGATCGAGGTCCTGGGGCCCCTGGCGCTGTCGATCGTCGCCGCCCGGCGCGCATCGGCGTGGCTCTGGGCCCTGCTCGCCCTCGTCGGCGTGGTCTCGCTCGGAGGCGGCGGCTGGGACCGGCTCGACCCCCTCGGTGTGGTGTTCGCCCTCGGAGCGGCGGCGAGCTGGGCGTTCTACATCCTCGCCTCGGCCCGCGTGGGGCGCGCGTTCCCCAAGCTCGACGGACTCGCTCTCGCGATGACCGTCGGGGCGGTGATCGCGCTGCCCTTCGGCATCGCCGATGCCGGTACGGCGCTCCTGCGGCTGGAGATCGTGGCGCTGGGCGCGGCGGTGGCGGTCCTGTCATCCACCATCCCGTACGCACTCGAGCTCGTCGCCCTCCGGCGCCTGCCCGCGGCGGTCTTCGCGATCCTCATGAGCCTCGCCCCGGCAACCGCCGCGATCGCCGGATTCGTCTTCCTCGGTCAGCACCTCACGTGGCCGGAGATCGTCGGCATCTGCCTCGTGATCGCCGCGAGCATCGGCGCCGTGCTGTCGTCGGCGCGCGCCGCTCGCGAGGCGGCCGAGCCGCTCGCCTGA
- a CDS encoding DUF2470 domain-containing protein: MTHHFDDSALAGVLGHMNGDHGDDNVLIARAFGVGFDVVDAVMTGFDGDGGTWRATLADGTTADIAAAWPGGPITERPEVRREIVALYDEACRRLGIEPRPHA; this comes from the coding sequence ATGACGCACCACTTCGACGACTCCGCTCTGGCCGGCGTGCTCGGCCACATGAACGGCGACCACGGGGATGACAACGTCCTGATCGCCCGGGCATTCGGCGTCGGGTTCGACGTGGTGGACGCCGTCATGACCGGATTCGACGGCGACGGCGGCACGTGGCGGGCGACTCTCGCCGACGGCACGACCGCGGACATCGCCGCAGCGTGGCCCGGCGGGCCCATCACCGAGCGCCCGGAGGTGCGGCGTGAGATCGTCGCCCTCTACGACGAGGCGTGCCGGCGCCTCGGCATCGAACCGCGTCCGCACGCCTAG
- a CDS encoding GntR family transcriptional regulator produces the protein MIIRLSGSAPPTEQIRDQIRGLIASGHLASPDRLPSVRQLASDLGVAPGTVAKAYRALEADGLLVTRTGAGTRVSPDASTTPRSVLDAARALSRTSIAANVDLDAAIQVLRAIWPADARQHEDPSTAGRASLTKEDTRGDDGNRTRAISLGS, from the coding sequence ATGATCATCCGACTGTCCGGCTCCGCCCCGCCGACGGAACAGATCCGCGATCAGATCCGCGGTCTCATCGCCTCGGGTCACCTCGCCTCCCCGGACAGACTGCCGTCGGTGCGGCAGCTTGCGAGCGACCTCGGTGTCGCCCCGGGAACTGTCGCGAAGGCGTACCGCGCTCTGGAGGCCGACGGCCTGCTGGTCACACGGACAGGTGCCGGGACGCGAGTCAGTCCGGACGCGTCCACCACGCCCCGGAGCGTTCTCGATGCCGCGCGCGCCCTCAGTCGCACGAGCATCGCCGCGAATGTCGACCTCGACGCCGCGATCCAGGTCCTCCGAGCGATCTGGCCCGCAGACGCACGGCAACATGAGGACCCGTCAACCGCAGGGCGCGCGAGCTTGACGAAGGAAGACACCAGAGGGGATGACGGGAATCGAACCCGCGCTATCAGCTTGGGAAGCTGA
- the dcd gene encoding dCTP deaminase, which yields MLLSDRDIRQEIDAGRIGLDPWQAEMVQPSSVDVRLDRYFRLFDNHKYPFIDPAQDQPELTRLIEVAPDEPFVLHPGEFALGSTFELVSLPDDVAARLEGKSSLGRLGLLTHSTAGFIDPGFSGHVTLELSNVATLPITLWPGMKIGQLCFFRLSSPAENPYGSGPYGNRYQGQRGPTASRSFQNFHRTDVGSSDAGSLGG from the coding sequence GTGCTGCTCTCCGACCGCGACATCCGTCAAGAGATCGACGCGGGCAGGATCGGGCTCGATCCGTGGCAGGCCGAGATGGTGCAGCCCTCGAGCGTCGATGTCCGGCTCGACCGCTACTTCCGGCTGTTCGACAACCACAAGTACCCCTTCATCGACCCGGCGCAGGATCAGCCGGAGCTCACGCGTCTGATCGAGGTCGCCCCCGATGAGCCGTTCGTGCTGCACCCGGGCGAGTTCGCGCTCGGATCGACGTTCGAGCTCGTGTCGCTGCCCGACGACGTGGCCGCACGGCTCGAGGGCAAGTCGTCCCTCGGCCGGCTCGGCCTGCTGACCCACTCGACGGCGGGCTTCATCGATCCGGGCTTCTCGGGGCACGTGACCCTCGAGCTGTCGAACGTCGCGACGCTGCCGATCACGCTGTGGCCCGGGATGAAGATCGGACAGCTCTGCTTCTTCCGGCTGTCGTCGCCTGCCGAGAACCCCTACGGCTCGGGGCCCTACGGCAATCGCTACCAGGGGCAGCGGGGGCCGACGGCATCCCGTTCGTTCCAGAACTTCCACCGCACGGATGTCGGATCGTCCGACGCAGGATCGCTCGGCGGCTGA